The following proteins come from a genomic window of Malus domestica chromosome 02, GDT2T_hap1:
- the LOC139191326 gene encoding uncharacterized protein: protein MPFGLKNAGATYQRAMNAIFHDLIGQSMEVYIDDTVVKSKTEKQHLVDLRQALTRMRIHKLKMNPKKCAFGVRAGNFLGFLVHQRGVEVDKNKSRAIMESPSPTNKVQLQRLLGKINFLRRFIANLAGKIQPLTPLLRLKDKENFEWEPPHQQAFDNIKAYLTSPPVLVPPQRGKPLKLYISASEKSIGSLLAQNNEGGKEQAVYYLSRILTEVETRYSPVERLCLALYFTAIKGQAIADFLAEHQESQSEVINIPGSLEVTSIWIPPRKDISGREDWIQQEIRRVTGLWIIPWKLYSDGSHTQKASGAGIVIVNPQRVYHYYSFLMDYQRNTNNRAEYEALIIGLEILMDLGAVEVEVFGDSELVINQLNGEFKCRHITMAGYYLAATQLLSFWDSEISVNHVPKGSNLAANEMAQLASGVPIQERIYGVDVQIQRRNLTSILERGFSLDIMVLETEIEDWRSSIIHHLKDPSSPTSKKNRQQATKYVLWAKNLLRKTPDGLLLKCLGQEESMRVMTEVHEGVCGAHQAGTKMRWLLRRTSKRAGTGTTPYALTFGQDAVLPVEINEGKQAVARTYNKKVKMKSFKEKDLVWRTVLPLGAQLRGFGKWSPTWEGPFIISRVLDRGGYYLADLEGNRQKHPINVKFLKKYCPTLWDVRDCYIEEDAR from the exons atgccattcgggctcaagaatgctggtgcaacctaccaaagggcaatgaatgccatctttcacGATCTGATTGGCCAGAGCATGGAAGTATACATCGATGACACAGTGGTGAAATCTAAGACAGAAAAGCAGCATCTGGTAGACCTCAGACAAGCATTAACAAGGATGAGGATCCACAAATTAAAGATGAATCCAAAAAAGTGCGCGTTTGGAGTAAGAGCAggcaacttcttgggattcctggtgcatcaaagaggtgtagaagtggacaagaacaaatctcgggcaataatggagtcaCCTTCACCCACCAACAAGGTGCAACTCCAGAGGCTACTGGGCAAAATTAACTTCTTgaggagattcattgccaatttagcAGGCAAGATCCAGCCGTTGACTCCTTTACTAAGATTGAAAGATAAAGAAAACTTCGAGTGGGAACCACCACACCAACAAGCCTTTGACAACATCAAGGCATATTTAACTTCTCCACCAGTGTTGgtgccacctcaaaggggaaaacccttaAAGCTGTATATTTCTGCCTCAGAAAAGTCAATCGGGAGTTTGTtagcccaaaataatgaaggTGGGAAGGAGCAGGCagtgtactacctcagtagaattctgaccgaggtagaaacaagatattccCCAGTAGAGAGATTATGCTTGGCTCTATATTTCACTGCCA TCAAAGGCCAAGCAATTGCTGACTTCCTGGCCGAGCATCAAGAATCTCAAAGTGAGGTAATCAATATCCCAGGAAGCTTGGAGGTCACTAGCATTTGGATCCCGCCAAGAAAAGATATCTCGGGCAGGGAAGATTGGATCCAGCAAGAGATAAGAAGAGTGACTGGTCTTTGGATCATTCCTTGGAAGCTGTATTCTGATGGATCTCACACTCAGAAGGCTTCAGGAGCAGGAATTGTGATTGTAAACCCTCAAAGGGTTTATCATTATTACTCATTTCTCATGGACTACCAACGAAATACTAataatcgggcagagtatgaggccttaataattggtctggaaatcttgatggatctgGGGGCAGTAGAGGTAGAGGTCTTTGGAGATTCAGAGTTAGTAATAAACCAGTTAAATGGGgagttcaagtgcagacatatcaccatggcggggtattacttggcggcTACGCAATTACTGAGTTTCTGGGATTCTGAGATATCAGTCAATCATGTTCCCAAAGGATCCAACTTAGCGGCCAACGAGATGGCACAACTAGCCTCGGGAGTGCCAATACAGGAGAGAATATATGGGGTAGATGTCcagattcaaagaagaaaccttACTTCTATCTTAGAAAGGGGATTCAGTCTAGATATAATGGTTCTAGAAACCGAGATAGAAGATTGGAGGTCATCTatcattcatcatttgaaggATCCCTCTTCGCCTACAAGTAAGAAGAATAgacagcaagcaaccaagtatgtcttatgggcgaaGAACTTGCTAAGGAAAACTCCAGATGGGTTACTATTGAAATGCTTGGGCCAAGAAGAATCCATGAGGGTAATGaccgaagtacatgaaggagtatgtggagcacatcaggctggaacgaagatgagatggttgcttagaag aacttccaagagggcaggaacagggacaactccttatgctttaactttcgggcaagatgcagtgctccCCGTGGAGATCAAT GAAGGAAAGCAAGCCGTTGCCCGAACTTATAACAAAAAGGTAAAGATGAAGTCTTTCAAGGAAAAGGATTTAGTATGGAGGACAGTCCTTCCTCTAGGAGCTCAGCTCAGGGGCTTTGGaaaatggagcccgacatgggaaggtcctttcattATTAGTCGCGTTTTGGATAGGGGAGGATACTATTTGGCGGACCTTGAAGGAAACAGGCAGaaacatcccattaatgttaaattcttaaagaaataCTGTCCTACGTTGTGGGATGTTAGagattgttatattgaagaggaTGCAAGGTAA
- the LOC103431825 gene encoding transcription factor RAX3 translates to MGRAPCCDKANVKKGPWSPEEDATLKAYIEKHGTGGNWIALPQKIGLRRCGKSCRLRWLNYLRPNIKHGGFSEEEDNIICSFYMSIGSRWSIIAGQLPGRTDNDIKNYWNTRLKKKLLGRQRKQQQVQQSRRTASFKQGMIKRSENIANFINIPAGFDNQNPYDLPELPVVPVTNYQTHNPQLIKDQASIKNMLINLGGRFSHDSDTNNTSFQYPIDILSTSSSDQQFYQSSINVLSCTSAANNNNYSQFPGTHCDASNGTGGSSSPTMFHGLNDQNNNLQVDHLHPLSELEIYDNNFAHQHQQLGGFYYQATTETLNNGSTAGTSTASAESEISWGDINSLVYSTQMVAGYETSCPQAVTVPPGLPTVFAESTLLGLK, encoded by the exons ATGGGGAGAGCTCCTTGCTGTGACAAAGCCAACGTCAAGAAAGGCCCTTGGTCACCAGAAGAAGATGCCACCCTCAAGGCTTACATCGAGAAGCACGGCACCGGCGGCAACTGGATTGCCTTGCCCCAGAAGATAG GCTTAAGAAGGTGCGGCAAAAGCTGTCGACTTAGATGGTTGAATTATCTCCGGCCTAATATCAAGCACGGCGGGTTCTCAGAGGAAGAAGATAACATCATCTGCAGCTTCTACATGAGTATTGGAAGCAG GTGGTCTATCATTGCAGGCCAGTTACCAGGGCGAACGGACAACGATATTAAGAACTACTGGAACACAAGGCTGAAGAAAAAGCTTTTGGGCAGGCAGCGCAAACAACAACAGGTTCAGCAAAGTCGCCGCACGGCCAGCTTTAAGCAAGGGATGATCAAAAGATCAGAAAATATTGCAAATTTTATTAATATCCCTGCTGGGTTTGACAACCAAAACCCTTATGACTTGCCAGAGCTACCAGTAGTCCCAGTGACTAATTATCAAACACATAACCCTCAACTCATCAAGGATCAGGCTTCCATTAAGAATATGCTCATCAATCTTGGAGGAAGATTTTCCCATGATTCTGACACTAACAATACAAGTTTTCAGTACCCCATCGATATTTTGTCAACCTCATCCTCAGATCAACAATTTTATCAGAGCTCCATTAATGTACTCAGTTGTACTTCAGCAGCCAACAACAATAACTATTCTCAATTTCCAGGCACACACTGTGATGCTAGTAACGGTACTGGGGGTTCAAGTAGTCCAACCATGTTTCACGGGCTCAACGATCAGAACAACAACCTACAGGTTGATCATCTTCACCCGCTAAGTGAACTGGAGATTTACGACAACAATTTTGCTCACCAACATCAGCAATTGGGTGGTTTTTATTATCAAGCCACCACGGAGACGTTGAACAATGGTAGCACTGCAGGGACTAGTACTGCTTCTGCAGAGAGTGAAATTAGTTGGGGAGACATAAATTCCCTGGTTTATAGTACTCAAATGGTTGCAGGCTATGAAACCAGCTGCCCACAAGCAGTCACAGTACCACCAGGTCTTCCTACTGTTTTTGCAGAGTCGACCTTATTGGGCCTCAAATAA